The DNA region CACAAATAGAAAAAACCGCCGTACCGGCCACTTGGGCCTGTACAGCGGTTGGATATCTATCGTCGATGCCTAGGATACACGATTAGGATTCACGTTCTCCGGCCAAAGCCGCCGATGCTTCCTGCATCGATTCCTCGGCAACCTCTTTTACGATTTGAAGCTTCGTATAGCGATGCGTCTTCTTCTCCAAGACGGTGAAGGTCAAGTTCTCGTAGGTCCAGATGTCGCCCTTGGACAGCTCCGAGTTGTGTCCGTACAGCCAGCCGCCGATCGTGTCGAGATCGTCCGTGGACAGGTCGGTGTGCAGCAGATCATTGATCCGGTTGATCGGCACCTTGCCGTCCGCGATAATGCGGTTCGGCTCGGGCTGGATGAGCTCGCGTTCTTCATCCTCGTCGAATTCGTCGCGGATTTCACCGACGATCTCTTCCAGAATGTCCTCGATGGTGATCATGCCGGACGTGCCGCCGTATTCATCGATCAGGATAGCCATATGCGTGCCTTCCAGCTGCATCTTCCGCAGCAGCTTTTTGATCGGAATCGCTTCGGATACCGTCATCGCCGGATGAATCAGCTTGGTCAGGTCCATGTTCGAATTATCGTCGAACTCCAGGAAGAACTGCTTGGTGTTAATCGTACCGACAATCTGGTCCTTATCTCCCCGGACGACCGGGAAACGGGTATACTGCTCACGCTTGATGATCTGCAGGTTCGCAGCCAGCGGCTTATCAACATAGAGGCAGATCATATCGGTGCGGGGCACCATGATTTCCTTCGCGAGCATATCATCGAAGGCGAAGATCCGGCTAACATAGCCGTATTCGGCCTGGTTGATCTTGCCGCTTTCATAGCTGTCGCTTAGAATCATGCGCAGCTCTTCCTCGGAGTGAGCCTCTTCATGCTCGCTCGCAGGGTGCATGCCGAACAGGCGGACGATTTTATTCGCCGAGCCGTTCAGAAGCCAGATGAACGGATACATGATGCGGTTAAACCAGATAATCGGCGTTGCGCACAAGAACGTAACAGCTTCGGCTTTATTGATCGCGATGGTCTTCGGCGCAAGCTCGCCGATCACGACGTGAATATATGTCATGATAATGAACGCGAGCAGGAACGAGATCAACGAAGATATGGCGGCCGGAATCGCGAAATTATCGAATACCGGATGCAGGATCTTCTCGATGGTCGGCTCCCCGAGCCAACCGAGACCGAGCGCGGTGATCGTAATCCCGAGCTGACACGCCGACAGGTACCCGTCAAGGTTGGACGTCACCTTCTTAACCGCGAGTGCACCTTTACGCCCTTCCATGACCAATTGGTCGACCCGGCTGGGACGAAGCCTGATGATGGCAAATTCCGTCATAACGAAGAAAGCTGTAGCAGCAATTAATAAAACAACAAGAAATATATTTAGGCCAATATTGTCATCCAAACAAAACACATCCTTTTTCTTTCTGATCTGAATTAGTTTTTAAATAACCTGTGTCAACTATACATAGCTGTCAACATAATTCGACCGGAACTTCAAAGGTTCGAGCATCATGTGCTTGAGGATCAGGAACATATCGGTTTCAGTGGAGCATATAACGTCATTCAAGGAAAGCAGAGACTCATGGGGCGGCAGCTCCAGCATCAGCCGGACGGGGTCCGGGCTTTTGGGCACGGGGGCCGGGGCTGGATATGCTCCTTCGGGCGCCTCCATCCCTTGCTGGGCAACAACGGAATCAGACAGATCCTCGCCGAGCGCGGGCGTAACGTAAGAGAGCAGCATGAAGCCAAGAGCGGAACATATAATTCTGTTTATCCTTCGTATGGGGTCCAAGTCGGATCGTCACTCCTACAATTCGTAATCGATTTGCTCTAACCAATATATGGCTGAAATGCGTTCATATGATTCAATGAATCTCGTTGTTGTACGTAATTTCACCACGATCATCGTATTTAAAACAAGGTATATTGTTATACATCATAAGAAAAATTGTGCCACTATGTCAAATGTCCGTTCATTGAGCTGATGAGAGTCCGCTTCAGGAGTGGCCTGGCGGCATCTGTCGGGGACAAAAAAAGGACCCCACCCGAAAATCAGGTGAAGTCCTTGCATCCTTGCTGTTTATTTGTGAAGCGGAAGCTGTCTGATATAGCTGTCGGACAGATGGAGGAGCTGCAGGGCGCGCTCGAACTCTTCCCGCGAAGCCTGCGTAGACGAAGCATCCTGATGCGGCAGCGGATGCTTGGTGCCGTCCTCGAAGCCGATCCCCGGGATATACATGGTCGTATTGTTGATGAACGTCCCGGAAGGCAGATAGTACCGCTCCGGCAGCAGATTGCTGTCCGCATGGTTCAGCAGGTCCTGACCGAAGTGAAGCTGGTCATCGAGCGGAGCGCCAAGCAGGTTCGCAATGGTCGGCAGCAGATCGATCTGCCCGCCCACTTGCTCCTTCACGGCCGGCTCCAGACCTTTGCCGTGGATCATAAGCGGGATGTTGATCATATCGGCAGAAGTATACTCCCGGCCGTAGATCTCCTGCATGAGCTCTTTATCCTTGTTGTCCAAGGAATAAATCGGCAGACCGAGATGGTCGCCGTAGACGACAACCAGGCTGTCGTCCCATATGCCGTCCTTCTTCAGCTGCTCGATGAATTTGCCGAGGGCGTCATCCGCATAGTTTTGCGCACGGATATAGTCGCCGACGAAGGTGCCTTCATACCGCTCCGGCAGCGTCATCCGGTATTTCTCCTCCGGAATGGTAAACGGATGGTGGGCCGACATCGATATAACCTGGGTATAGAACGGCTTGCCGGTCTCGTGCATCTTCTTCAGCTCGGCGGCCGTTTTGGTATACAGCGCGTCATCCGATGCGCCGAAGAACAGCTTGTCATCTTCCCCGAAGAAGGCTTTATCGTAATAGCGGTTAAATCCAAGCGCCTTGTACAGCTCGCCGCGGTTCCAGAATTCCACCACATTCGTATGGAAGGTTGCCGTATCGTAGCCTTGGCTCTGCATCAGTCTCGGCAGGCTTGGAAGAACCCGGTCCGCATAATGCTGCGTCGCCGCTCCCCGTGGTGGAATATAGAAGGACGTATTGACAACAAACTCCGCATCCGAGGTGTTGCCCTGGCCGACGTTCTGGAAGAAGTTCGGGAAGTACAGGCTCTCCCGGGCGAGCTTATTCATGTTCGGCGTAATTTCCTTGCCGTCAATCTTCAGATCGATCAGAAAATTCTGGAAGGATTCCATTTGAATGATGATCAGGTTCTTGCCCTTGGCTGCGCCGGACAATACCGGCTGCTCGGCGGGCTGAATACCCTTTAGCTCGTTGATCCGTGCCTGTGTAATCGACTTGGCATCCTCGAGCTTTTTATTCTCCTGCTGGAAAATGGTGTACGCTTCATAGTTCAGTATACCCATCTCCTGCGCCTTCACGATTTCGTTCATGCTCGCACGGTTCGGCATAATCTGGAAGAGGCAGAGCATCAGGGACAGCACGAACATAATGGGTGCAAATTTCCGCTTCTCCTTCTTGGTGTGCCGGATTTTCCAGTTCTTGACGCGGTCGCTCCGCCAGAGGAGGACGAACAATACGATGATGTCGGTGAAGATCAGGAGGTAGTACGGATCCATGAGCGAAAATACGCTGTTGCTCACCGCGGTGACTTGGTTCACCTGCTCCAGTGCATGATAAGTGACGATAACGCCGTAATATTTATAATACATGATGGCCGCGAAGAAAATGGCGGTCAACAACAGGTTGACGCCCATGTAGACAGCCAGCTTGCGCTTGGAGGCAAACCACTCGATCAAGCTGAACACGAGCCAGATAAAGGGGATCTCCGTTATCAGAGGCCTCCACGGAAGCACGTCGTCAAATATGACGACCCAAGCCAAGTAGCTCTTGAGCAGCATAATGACGGAGAAAAATATAAATGGCTTCGTAACCGTTAAACGAAACCGTGAGATGGAAAACACCTGTATCGCCTTCCTTTCATGTCGCACATGCAGATTTTACGATGTTGATGCCGCTCTCTCCGACCAGTCCGTACAAAGCGCGTTCTTCGTGCCGCTTATACGATGCCGCAGCGGCTAAGAGCAGGGTTAAAGGCGGCTACCGACAGCTGCTTTAACAAATAATTAACCCATAAATTTTACAAAAGTTATGAACAGAATTTATTATGACCTCTTCGAGGGAGGTTGTCAAAGAGTTAAAGTAAGTCCATATTCTTCGCATAACAACCGAAATTAAACAATGAAAAAACCGGCCAAAGGCCGATTTTAGCGAAGGAAAGCTCTTCTAGTGTAAAAATGCCATCAGCATCGGCGCGGCCCCGAGGGTAAACAGCGCCGCCATGATCATGGAGATGCTGGAAATGGTTCCGGACAGCGAGCTGAATTCGAACGCCTTCGAGGTCCCGGTCCCATGTGCCGCGGTCCCGAACAAAATTCCGCGTGCGATCTCTCCCCGAATCCGGAAGATCCGCATGATCGAGGGCCCGACCATGGAGCCGAGAATGCCGGTCATGATGACGAAGACGGCCGTCATGCTGGGCAAGCCGCCGATGACCTCGGACACATTCATGGCGATGGGCGTCGTGATCGAGCGCGGAATCAGGCTTGTGGCAAGCGGGCTGCTCAGATGCATCCATTTGGCCAGCATGCCGGAGGAGACCATCGCAAGCACCGAACCGGCTGCAACGCCGCAAATAATCTCAGCCGCATGGCGCTTGAGGGTTTGGAAGTTTTTGTACAGCGGGACGGCAAACGCGACGGTTGCCGGCTCCAGCAGCTTGCTGATCCACTTCGCACCTTCATTATATGCATCATAGGATATGCCCGACTGGGTCAAAATCACGATAATAAGCAGCGGAGTAATAAGGAGCGGGGACAGATAGACCTTTGGCACGCGGCGATACAGCCGCTTGGCTCCGGCATAAATGCCGATCGTCAGCAGCAATCCCGTCAGCACGGATAGCAGGGTATTCATGATGATTTACGCTCCTTTCTTGAAGAAATTAAGGTTGCCGTCAGTCCCGAGCCTGCCATGACGAGCACGGTGCTGAGCAGGACGACGGCCAGAATCCGGAATCCGTCGGCTTCGAGCACGGTGAAGTAATTCATGACCCCGACTGCGGCCGGAATGAAGAAGAGCAGGAGCTCGGCAAGCAGCCAATTGGCGCCAAGCTCGATCCACTCCAGCTTCAGGACGCCCGTTTCGAGGAGAATGAAGACGACGGCGATGCCGAGAATGCTTCCTGGTATCGGAATATGGGCCAGTTCGGCAAGCTGACTCATCAGTGTCGACAGCAGCATGAAACCGGCCACTTGCAAGCTTCCCTTGATGATGTTTTTCATGACCGGCCTCCTCCTTGTTTTCATGTTTTAATGAAATTTTACAGCGATTGCTTTCATAGGTAAAATGCATATATCGAATGCCAACTATTCCATTTATCTATACATACTGTCGGGGAGGGAATACGCGAATGGATATACGTCAGCTGCAGTATTTTCTTGAGGTTGCAAGAAACCAGAGCTTTACCAAGGCGGCGGAGAAGCTTTACATCACGCAGCCGACCATCAGCAAGACGATCCGGAATATGGAGGATGAGTGGGGGGTCACGCTGTTCCACCGGGCAGGGAAGCGGATTGAGCTGACGGATGCCGGGCATATCATGTACCAGCAGGCCCAGCAGATGGTAGAGGCTTTTCAACGCGTGTCCGCGGAGCTGGAGGATCTGATGAATCTTCGGCGCGGGCATCTGCGGATCGGTCTGCCGCCGATGGTCGGATCAAGCTTTTTCCCTGAAGTGATCGGCCAGTTCCACAAGAGCTATCCGAAAATTACGATTCAGCTGATCGAAGACGGGGCGAAGAAGGTCGAGGCCGACGTGGAGAGCGGTCAGACGGATATCGGCGTGGCGGTACTTCCGGTGAACGAAGAGGTGTTTCATTATTATTCCTTTGTTAAGGAGAAGCTGAATTTGCTCGTGCACCCGTCCCACCGGCTTGCCGGCAGGGACAGCGTGAACTTGAAGGAGCTTGCAGAGGAGCCGTTCGTTCTGTTCCGGGAGGATTTCACGCTGCACGACCGGATTATCCGCGAATGCGTGGAGGCCGGATTCGAGCCGCGCGTCGTATATGAAAGCTCGCAGTGGGACCTGATCAGCGGGATGGTGGCGGCGAATTTGGGGATCGCGCTGCTGCCCGAAACGATTTGCAAGGAGATCGATTCCTCGCGCGTCTCCATTCTTCCCCTGGACAATCCTTCGATTCCGTGGCAGCTCGGCATGATCTGGCGGAAGGATCGATATCTGTCCTTTGCGGTGCGGGAGTGGATTGCATTTACCCGCGGGTTGCTGGGTGAGCAGGAGTAGCATCCGGGTTATTTGCCGATGCGTTCCATATATCCCCAGGAATTGGAGAGGCCGGTAGCGGGCGTATCAGCCAAGCTAGTAAACCTTTCGATCCTTTCATACATTTTCAGTCCTTGGACATAATATCCATAGTAAGGAGCGATATATCCAAGGAGGAATGAAATCCGTGAGTGATCAAGAGTTTGGAGCAGGAAAACAGGTTGAAGACGGGCGCCGCAGCTACGACCAGAACCGCGGGGAAACCGAGCGCGAGGACACGCTGACGAACCGGCAGGGGCATCCGATCTCGGATAACCAGAACGTAAGAACCGTCGGCAATCGCGGACCGATGACGCTGGAGAACTATCATTTTTTGGAGAAAATCACGCATTTCGACCGGGAGAAAATTCCCGAGCGGGTCGTCCATGCCCGAGGAGCTGGGGCGCACGGGTATTTCGAGGCCTATGGCAAGGTGGGTGACGAGCCGGTATCCAAGTATACGCGCGCGAAGCTCTTCCAGGTGGAGGGAAAGCGCACGCCGGTGTTTGTCCGATTCTCGACCGTTATCCACGGTGCCGGTTCCCCGGAGACGCTTAGAGATCCGCGCGGCTTTGCCGTCAAGTTTTATACGGAGGAAGGCAACTGGGATCTGGTCGGCAACAATTTGAAAATATTTTTCATTCGCGACCCGCTCAAGTTTCCGGACATGGTGCACGCGTTCAGACCGGATCCGGTATCGAACGTTCCGGGACCGGTAGGGATGTTCGATTTCGTCTCCCGCTCGCCGGAAGCCACGCACATGATCACCTTTGTCTATTCCCCGTGGGGAATCCCGGCGAACTACCGGCAAATGCAGGGTTCCGGCGTCAATACATACAAATGGGTGAACGCCGAGGGCAAGGCCGTGCTGGTGAAATATCACTGGGAGCCCCTCAAGCAGGGAATCAAAAATTTGACGCAAGAGGAAGCGAATAAAATCCAGGCTGTGAACGACAGCCATGCGACGCAGGATCTGTATGAGGCGATTGAACGCGGGGATTATCCGGAGTGGGAGCTGTGCGTCCAGATCATGAGCGACGACGAGCATCCGGAGCTGGAATTCGATCCGCTCGACCCGACCAAGCTGTGGCCGCAGGATCAGTTCCCGTTCCTGAAGGTCGGCAAAATGGTGCTGAACCGCAATCCGGAAAACTATTATAACGAAGTGGAGCAAGCGGCATTCGGAACGGGCGTGCTCGTCGACGGTCTCGACTTCTCCGACGACAAGCTTCTTCAAGGACGGACCTTCTCGTATTCGGACACGCAGCGGTACCGGGTAGGAACGAACTACCTCCAGCTGCCGATTAATGCGCCGAAGAAACGGGTGGCGACCAACCAGCGCGGCGGGCAAATGTCGTATTTCGTTGATAAGGCGCCGGGACAAAGCCCTCATGTTGACTACGAACCGTCGATGACGGACGGCTTGAAGGAAGCGTCGCAGACGGCTAAGCCGCATCAGCCGCATTACGATGCCAGCCTGGTCCGCGAGAAGCTGGACCGGACGCTCGACTTCAAGCAGGCGGGCGATACGTATAGAGCGTTCGAGGATTGGGAGCGCGATGATCTGATCAGCAACCTGGTTAATGCGCTGATTCAATGCGACGTCCGCATTCAGGACAAAATGGTGGAGTACTTTACGAACGCCGACGAGGATTACGGCCGTCGGGTTAGGGAAGGCTTGGACGCCAAGAAGAAGGCGGGCACAGGAGAAAGCGCGCGGGATCAAGCGGTGGAGGATGCCGAGCGCATGGGTCACGAGGCGGATCCTTACTAAGCGGATAGGCTTATCGTTACGATTGGGTTAATTATACGAGAGCGAGCAAGCACAAGAAGCCGTCTTCCTGCGAGGAATCGTGGAGGGCGGCTTTTTAACGCGATATGGCC from Paenibacillus ihbetae includes:
- a CDS encoding hemolysin family protein, producing the protein MDDNIGLNIFLVVLLIAATAFFVMTEFAIIRLRPSRVDQLVMEGRKGALAVKKVTSNLDGYLSACQLGITITALGLGWLGEPTIEKILHPVFDNFAIPAAISSLISFLLAFIIMTYIHVVIGELAPKTIAINKAEAVTFLCATPIIWFNRIMYPFIWLLNGSANKIVRLFGMHPASEHEEAHSEEELRMILSDSYESGKINQAEYGYVSRIFAFDDMLAKEIMVPRTDMICLYVDKPLAANLQIIKREQYTRFPVVRGDKDQIVGTINTKQFFLEFDDNSNMDLTKLIHPAMTVSEAIPIKKLLRKMQLEGTHMAILIDEYGGTSGMITIEDILEEIVGEIRDEFDEDEERELIQPEPNRIIADGKVPINRINDLLHTDLSTDDLDTIGGWLYGHNSELSKGDIWTYENLTFTVLEKKTHRYTKLQIVKEVAEESMQEASAALAGERES
- a CDS encoding LTA synthase family protein; the protein is MFSISRFRLTVTKPFIFFSVIMLLKSYLAWVVIFDDVLPWRPLITEIPFIWLVFSLIEWFASKRKLAVYMGVNLLLTAIFFAAIMYYKYYGVIVTYHALEQVNQVTAVSNSVFSLMDPYYLLIFTDIIVLFVLLWRSDRVKNWKIRHTKKEKRKFAPIMFVLSLMLCLFQIMPNRASMNEIVKAQEMGILNYEAYTIFQQENKKLEDAKSITQARINELKGIQPAEQPVLSGAAKGKNLIIIQMESFQNFLIDLKIDGKEITPNMNKLARESLYFPNFFQNVGQGNTSDAEFVVNTSFYIPPRGAATQHYADRVLPSLPRLMQSQGYDTATFHTNVVEFWNRGELYKALGFNRYYDKAFFGEDDKLFFGASDDALYTKTAAELKKMHETGKPFYTQVISMSAHHPFTIPEEKYRMTLPERYEGTFVGDYIRAQNYADDALGKFIEQLKKDGIWDDSLVVVYGDHLGLPIYSLDNKDKELMQEIYGREYTSADMINIPLMIHGKGLEPAVKEQVGGQIDLLPTIANLLGAPLDDQLHFGQDLLNHADSNLLPERYYLPSGTFINNTTMYIPGIGFEDGTKHPLPHQDASSTQASREEFERALQLLHLSDSYIRQLPLHK
- a CDS encoding catalase, with translation MKSVSDQEFGAGKQVEDGRRSYDQNRGETEREDTLTNRQGHPISDNQNVRTVGNRGPMTLENYHFLEKITHFDREKIPERVVHARGAGAHGYFEAYGKVGDEPVSKYTRAKLFQVEGKRTPVFVRFSTVIHGAGSPETLRDPRGFAVKFYTEEGNWDLVGNNLKIFFIRDPLKFPDMVHAFRPDPVSNVPGPVGMFDFVSRSPEATHMITFVYSPWGIPANYRQMQGSGVNTYKWVNAEGKAVLVKYHWEPLKQGIKNLTQEEANKIQAVNDSHATQDLYEAIERGDYPEWELCVQIMSDDEHPELEFDPLDPTKLWPQDQFPFLKVGKMVLNRNPENYYNEVEQAAFGTGVLVDGLDFSDDKLLQGRTFSYSDTQRYRVGTNYLQLPINAPKKRVATNQRGGQMSYFVDKAPGQSPHVDYEPSMTDGLKEASQTAKPHQPHYDASLVREKLDRTLDFKQAGDTYRAFEDWERDDLISNLVNALIQCDVRIQDKMVEYFTNADEDYGRRVREGLDAKKKAGTGESARDQAVEDAERMGHEADPY
- a CDS encoding CidB/LrgB family autolysis modulator, encoding MNTLLSVLTGLLLTIGIYAGAKRLYRRVPKVYLSPLLITPLLIIVILTQSGISYDAYNEGAKWISKLLEPATVAFAVPLYKNFQTLKRHAAEIICGVAAGSVLAMVSSGMLAKWMHLSSPLATSLIPRSITTPIAMNVSEVIGGLPSMTAVFVIMTGILGSMVGPSIMRIFRIRGEIARGILFGTAAHGTGTSKAFEFSSLSGTISSISMIMAALFTLGAAPMLMAFLH
- a CDS encoding CidA/LrgA family holin-like protein; this encodes MKNIIKGSLQVAGFMLLSTLMSQLAELAHIPIPGSILGIAVVFILLETGVLKLEWIELGANWLLAELLLFFIPAAVGVMNYFTVLEADGFRILAVVLLSTVLVMAGSGLTATLISSRKERKSS
- the cidR gene encoding cidABC operon transcriptional activator CidR, producing MDIRQLQYFLEVARNQSFTKAAEKLYITQPTISKTIRNMEDEWGVTLFHRAGKRIELTDAGHIMYQQAQQMVEAFQRVSAELEDLMNLRRGHLRIGLPPMVGSSFFPEVIGQFHKSYPKITIQLIEDGAKKVEADVESGQTDIGVAVLPVNEEVFHYYSFVKEKLNLLVHPSHRLAGRDSVNLKELAEEPFVLFREDFTLHDRIIRECVEAGFEPRVVYESSQWDLISGMVAANLGIALLPETICKEIDSSRVSILPLDNPSIPWQLGMIWRKDRYLSFAVREWIAFTRGLLGEQE